Proteins encoded within one genomic window of Pigmentiphaga sp. H8:
- a CDS encoding bifunctional diguanylate cyclase/phosphodiesterase — protein sequence MHGVYNPLLVFLSLVVASLAAYTALELTGRIASLPGWMRRLPWLVGGAIAMGVGIWSMHFIGMMAFSLPIPLGYALWPTVLSLLIAILVSGFALAVSASGRFRLRCCVAGGVAMGLGIAGMHYTGMAALDMAPAVSYVPGIVLASIGLAIVASVVALWLGVTLRGSDEPNIGFKRLGAALVMGIAITGMHYTGMSAAQFAPGSVCLSASQLDPNWLAMMVSGSSLAVLLGTLLVLGWRANSLADSLRRANRQLQYLSMHDALTGLPNRLMLVEQMNQAIQAAGRDKTAFAVFFLDLDGFKTVNDSLGHAVGDDLLKGCAQVLSSHVRKDDVVARIGGDEFVMLLRGISAPGDAASVAKKLLRVLRDDMVGCQARLRVSASMGIAMHPGDARDSEALLDCADAAMYSAKQAGRNTYCFFEPGMHANAARTLMLQQDLEAALEGGQFSLVFQPKFGVATRAICGAEALIRWHHPTFGSVAPMEFITIAERSGQIVQIGDWVIREVCRCIANWRRRGLEPVQISINLSPIQFNVPDLIGRVEDILAEQEVPPRLVMFEITETVAMLNAGRTAEIVNRFRARGFDIAIDDFGAGYSSLAYLHRFKVKQIKVDRLFTSELDRNEAEARALLSAIVTLSHALHMEVVAEGVESETQMRFLTELGCDEAQGFLLSHPLSEEAFRGLLQPMASFALRRIAALGQPRRAD from the coding sequence ATGCACGGTGTCTATAACCCCCTGCTGGTATTTCTTTCTCTGGTCGTCGCTTCGCTGGCCGCCTATACGGCGCTGGAGCTGACCGGCCGGATCGCGTCCCTGCCCGGGTGGATGCGCCGGCTGCCCTGGCTGGTGGGCGGCGCCATCGCCATGGGGGTGGGCATCTGGTCGATGCACTTCATCGGGATGATGGCCTTTTCGCTGCCCATTCCGCTGGGATACGCGCTCTGGCCCACGGTGCTGTCCCTGTTGATCGCGATCCTGGTGTCCGGCTTCGCGTTGGCCGTCTCGGCCAGCGGCCGCTTCCGTCTGCGCTGCTGCGTGGCGGGCGGGGTGGCCATGGGGCTGGGCATCGCGGGCATGCACTACACGGGGATGGCGGCGCTGGACATGGCGCCGGCGGTCAGCTATGTGCCCGGGATCGTGCTGGCCTCGATCGGCCTGGCCATCGTGGCGTCGGTCGTGGCGTTGTGGCTGGGAGTCACGCTGCGCGGTTCGGACGAGCCCAACATCGGCTTCAAGCGCCTGGGCGCGGCGCTGGTGATGGGCATCGCCATTACCGGCATGCACTATACCGGCATGAGCGCGGCGCAGTTCGCGCCCGGCAGCGTCTGCCTGTCGGCCAGCCAGCTCGATCCCAACTGGCTGGCGATGATGGTGTCCGGATCGTCGCTGGCCGTGCTGCTGGGGACCCTGCTGGTGCTGGGCTGGCGGGCCAACAGCCTGGCCGACTCGCTGCGGCGGGCCAACCGGCAGCTGCAATATCTCAGCATGCACGATGCGCTGACCGGGCTGCCGAATCGGTTGATGCTGGTCGAGCAGATGAACCAGGCGATCCAGGCCGCGGGGCGCGACAAGACGGCATTCGCGGTTTTTTTCCTGGACCTGGACGGATTCAAGACGGTGAACGATTCGCTCGGGCACGCGGTGGGGGACGACCTGCTCAAGGGCTGTGCCCAGGTGCTGTCGTCGCACGTGCGCAAGGACGACGTGGTCGCCCGCATAGGCGGCGACGAGTTCGTCATGTTGCTGCGGGGCATATCGGCGCCGGGAGACGCGGCATCCGTGGCCAAGAAGCTGCTGCGGGTGCTGCGGGACGACATGGTCGGCTGCCAGGCGCGCCTGCGGGTCAGCGCGAGCATGGGGATCGCCATGCACCCGGGAGACGCGCGCGACAGCGAGGCGCTGCTGGACTGCGCCGATGCCGCCATGTACAGCGCCAAGCAGGCAGGCCGGAACACCTACTGCTTCTTCGAGCCGGGCATGCATGCCAACGCGGCGCGGACGCTGATGCTGCAACAGGACCTGGAGGCGGCGCTGGAGGGAGGGCAGTTCAGCCTGGTGTTCCAGCCCAAGTTCGGCGTGGCCACGCGCGCGATCTGCGGCGCGGAGGCGCTGATACGGTGGCACCACCCGACCTTCGGCAGCGTGGCGCCCATGGAGTTCATCACCATCGCCGAGCGCTCCGGGCAGATCGTCCAGATCGGCGACTGGGTAATACGCGAAGTGTGCCGCTGCATCGCCAACTGGCGGCGGCGCGGGCTGGAGCCGGTCCAGATCTCGATCAACCTGTCGCCCATCCAGTTCAACGTGCCCGACCTGATCGGGCGTGTCGAGGACATCCTGGCCGAGCAGGAAGTGCCGCCCCGCCTCGTGATGTTCGAGATCACCGAGACCGTGGCCATGCTGAACGCCGGACGCACGGCCGAGATCGTGAATCGCTTCCGCGCCCGCGGCTTCGACATCGCGATCGACGATTTCGGCGCGGGCTATTCGAGCCTGGCCTATCTGCACCGGTTCAAGGTCAAGCAGATCAAGGTCGACCGGCTGTTCACCTCGGAGCTGGACCGCAACGAGGCCGAGGCCCGGGCACTGCTGTCGGCCATCGTGACGCTGTCGCACGCGCTGCACATGGAAGTGGTGGCCGAGGGCGTGGAGAGCGAAACGCAGATGCGCTTCCTGACCGAATTGGGTTGCGACGAGGCGCAGGGTTTCCTGCTGTCGCACCCGCTATCCGAGGAAGCCTTTCGCGGCCTGCTGCAGCCGATGGCCTCGTTCGCGCTAAGACGGATCGCCGCGCTGGGACAGCCGCGTCGCGCCGACTGA
- a CDS encoding IclR family transcriptional regulator C-terminal domain-containing protein, translating into MYLLTGKPEDSAYKEVRGLSRGLAVLRALNGMPGGMGGVVELARLTGLHRTTVKRLLETLRQEGLVHHKDDGALYVLSFEVRRLAEGYVGADWIDRVASPAMAAHLSALSWPSDLATPDGGFMIVRESTHRASLLSQHRATIGTRIAMLTSAIGRAWLAYCSDEEREATLSLLRERGDAIGAVARDKAYVGRVLRETRRRGYAVNKGELVNEESVAAIAFPVRLSGHAIGAINLVLQRNVVPDREISSRYVPLLRILAEEISVGATRLSQRGDPS; encoded by the coding sequence ATGTATTTGCTTACTGGAAAACCCGAGGATTCGGCCTACAAGGAAGTCCGTGGATTGAGCCGGGGACTGGCGGTATTGCGGGCGCTGAACGGCATGCCGGGAGGCATGGGCGGCGTGGTCGAACTGGCCCGGCTGACCGGCCTGCATCGCACGACCGTCAAGCGCCTGCTGGAGACCCTCAGGCAGGAAGGCCTGGTCCACCACAAGGACGATGGCGCGCTGTACGTGCTCAGCTTCGAGGTGCGGCGGCTGGCCGAAGGCTACGTCGGCGCGGACTGGATCGACCGGGTCGCCTCGCCCGCCATGGCCGCGCACCTCAGCGCCCTGTCCTGGCCCAGCGACCTGGCCACGCCCGACGGCGGCTTCATGATCGTGCGCGAATCCACGCATCGCGCCAGCCTGCTGTCCCAGCACCGGGCCACCATCGGCACCCGCATCGCGATGCTGACCTCGGCCATCGGCCGTGCCTGGCTGGCCTATTGCTCGGACGAGGAACGGGAAGCGACCCTGTCGCTGCTGCGCGAACGCGGCGACGCCATCGGCGCCGTCGCCCGCGACAAGGCCTATGTCGGCCGCGTGCTGCGCGAGACCCGGCGGCGCGGCTATGCGGTCAACAAGGGGGAACTGGTCAACGAGGAAAGCGTCGCGGCGATCGCCTTCCCCGTGCGCCTGAGTGGCCACGCCATCGGCGCCATCAATCTCGTCCTGCAGCGCAACGTCGTCCCGGATCGGGAAATCTCGTCCCGCTACGTGCCGCTGCTGCGCATCCTGGCCGAAGAGATATCAGTCGGCGCGACGCGGCTGTCCCAGCGCGGCGATCCGTCTTAG